The following proteins come from a genomic window of Pyxidicoccus sp. MSG2:
- a CDS encoding spermidine synthase, whose amino-acid sequence MAQARVSRALEHPRRLLHVAKSAGGLLVVSEDDEGRRYLQFGWLGASQSVVWPGFPLRLESDYTRAMVAALAFVAEPRRILVVGVGGGAVPMFLRDVLPQAHLDVVDLHPEVLDVARRYFGFREDAALQAHVADARRFIETPGPSYDAILLDAFDPRGIPPPLATREFLLAARARLSPGGVVVGNVLRLEGRVNSSMAPIWKESFAQLYAFTVEESSNQVLVGLPDATKRSRAELNARADRLTREWGTPFNLRTRMARRYQGPAAQGDAVCTVERSNSPSGPYSRRVR is encoded by the coding sequence ATGGCCCAGGCGAGAGTCTCGCGCGCGCTCGAGCACCCTCGCAGGCTCCTGCACGTGGCGAAGTCGGCGGGCGGCCTCCTCGTCGTCAGCGAGGATGACGAGGGCCGGCGGTACCTGCAGTTCGGCTGGCTCGGCGCATCCCAGAGCGTGGTGTGGCCAGGCTTCCCCCTGCGGCTGGAGTCGGACTACACGCGCGCCATGGTGGCGGCGCTGGCCTTCGTGGCCGAGCCCCGGCGCATCCTGGTGGTGGGGGTGGGAGGTGGCGCCGTCCCGATGTTCCTCCGCGACGTGCTCCCCCAGGCCCACCTCGACGTGGTGGATCTCCACCCGGAGGTGTTGGACGTGGCCCGGCGCTACTTCGGCTTCCGTGAGGACGCGGCACTCCAGGCCCACGTGGCGGATGCGCGACGCTTCATCGAAACACCGGGCCCGTCCTACGACGCCATCCTCCTGGACGCCTTCGACCCCCGTGGCATCCCGCCACCGCTGGCCACCCGGGAGTTCCTCCTCGCGGCCCGCGCCCGCCTGTCACCGGGCGGTGTGGTGGTCGGCAACGTGTTGAGGTTGGAGGGCCGGGTGAACTCCTCCATGGCGCCCATCTGGAAGGAGAGCTTCGCCCAGCTCTACGCCTTCACCGTGGAGGAGTCCTCCAACCAGGTCCTGGTCGGACTCCCGGATGCGACGAAGCGCTCCCGAGCGGAGCTGAACGCGCGCGCCGACAGGCTCACCCGGGAGTGGGGCACACCCTTCAACCTGCGCACCCGGATGGCCCGCCGCTATCAGGGCCCCGCGGCTCAGGGGGACGCCGTCTGCACGGTGGAGCGCAGCAACTCTCCGTCGGGGCCGTACTCACGCAGGGTCCGGTAG
- a CDS encoding fused MFS/spermidine synthase: protein MRFQGFVFLGSFLLFQVELIVARLLLPAYGSSAAVWTTCMMFYQGVLLLGYLYAGRLSSHVLSGRYRWAHLAFVLFPVVTFPFHLTSVALPPIVAILVTLVLSLGWPFLALSTTSIVAQGWLTRTGHPARNDPTFLYGTSNAGALLALLTFPFLVEPALDTRAQLGVWYAAYGAFVLLTALCIRTVRPADATSGGAAVTVSGPAPRTSLTARLAWLMLAASANALLMAVTNVLTLDASMPLLWIVPLTLYLLTLILSFARSPLTPERLHRLCMAGLVVAAGAAVAALLRVPSVLPSLALHGAVLWVACLLLHASLARCRPEEPRLLGSYYLHISVGGWLGTALIVLGVPLLLGSLAMAYVDYGVAGLLVLAALFARDVALKERGEARHRRAPLLAAGAAVAMAGILALAAVKLLHSRVDGARTFYGLYTVKDENGLRMFQHGSTVHGVERIAAEARGEPLLYYHRGSPVGRVLTESSSRARVAVVGLGIGSLAAYGRGGEQWDFYELDPEVERLARSHFTLLGRSAAAVRVVTGDARLRLQEAEEQAYDVIILDAFSSDFVPTHLLTREALGLYLHKLRPGGLLLFHISSRLFDLAPVLTRLGASLGLQCALSGAESLSEAELDRGLSPSRWFALTSSPLQARWLNEHLGWSEVRASEDLLSRRVWTDDYVNLLQALRW from the coding sequence ATGCGCTTCCAGGGGTTCGTCTTCCTGGGCTCGTTCCTGCTGTTCCAGGTGGAGCTCATCGTCGCGCGCCTGCTGCTGCCCGCGTATGGGAGCAGCGCGGCGGTGTGGACGACGTGCATGATGTTCTACCAGGGCGTCCTGTTACTCGGTTACCTGTACGCGGGCCGGCTGTCGTCCCACGTGCTGTCGGGGCGCTACCGCTGGGCGCACCTGGCCTTCGTGCTGTTCCCGGTGGTGACGTTCCCCTTCCACCTGACGAGCGTGGCGCTGCCTCCCATCGTGGCCATCCTCGTCACGCTGGTGCTGTCGCTCGGCTGGCCCTTCCTGGCGCTGTCCACCACGAGCATCGTGGCCCAGGGCTGGCTCACGCGCACCGGGCACCCGGCCCGCAACGACCCGACCTTCCTCTACGGTACGTCCAACGCGGGCGCGCTGCTGGCGCTCTTGACCTTCCCCTTCCTGGTGGAGCCGGCGCTCGACACGCGCGCGCAGCTCGGCGTCTGGTACGCCGCCTACGGCGCCTTCGTGCTGCTCACCGCGCTGTGCATCCGGACGGTGCGGCCCGCGGACGCGACTTCCGGAGGCGCTGCGGTCACTGTCTCCGGACCGGCGCCCCGGACGAGCCTCACCGCGAGGCTCGCGTGGCTGATGCTCGCGGCGAGCGCCAACGCGTTGTTGATGGCGGTGACGAACGTCCTCACGCTGGATGCGTCCATGCCGCTGCTGTGGATCGTCCCGCTCACGCTCTATCTGCTCACCCTCATCCTCAGCTTCGCGCGGAGCCCGCTGACGCCCGAGCGGCTCCACCGCCTGTGCATGGCGGGGCTGGTGGTGGCGGCGGGGGCGGCCGTGGCGGCACTGCTGCGAGTCCCCTCGGTGCTCCCGTCGCTCGCGCTCCACGGCGCGGTGCTCTGGGTGGCCTGCCTGCTGCTGCACGCGAGCCTGGCGCGGTGCCGGCCCGAGGAGCCGCGCCTGCTGGGCTCGTACTACCTGCACATCTCCGTGGGCGGCTGGCTGGGCACGGCGCTCATCGTGCTGGGCGTGCCGCTGCTGTTGGGCTCGCTGGCCATGGCCTACGTGGACTACGGCGTGGCGGGGCTGCTCGTGCTGGCGGCGCTCTTCGCGCGGGACGTCGCGCTGAAGGAGCGGGGCGAGGCCCGTCACCGGCGCGCGCCACTGCTGGCGGCGGGGGCGGCGGTGGCCATGGCGGGCATCCTGGCGCTCGCGGCGGTGAAGTTGCTGCACAGCCGCGTCGACGGTGCGCGGACGTTCTACGGCCTCTACACCGTGAAGGACGAGAACGGGCTGCGCATGTTCCAGCACGGCAGCACGGTGCACGGGGTGGAGCGAATCGCGGCGGAGGCCCGGGGCGAGCCCCTCCTGTATTACCACCGGGGCTCGCCCGTGGGCCGCGTGCTCACGGAGTCCTCGTCGCGAGCGCGCGTGGCGGTGGTGGGGCTCGGCATCGGGAGCCTCGCCGCCTATGGGCGCGGGGGCGAGCAGTGGGACTTCTACGAGCTGGACCCGGAGGTGGAGCGGCTCGCCCGCAGCCACTTCACGCTGCTCGGGAGGAGCGCCGCGGCGGTGCGGGTCGTCACCGGTGATGCGCGGCTGCGCCTCCAGGAAGCGGAGGAGCAGGCCTACGACGTCATCATCCTGGACGCCTTCTCCAGCGACTTCGTCCCCACGCACCTGCTCACGCGGGAGGCGCTCGGCCTGTACCTGCACAAGCTGAGGCCCGGAGGGCTCCTGCTGTTCCACATCTCCAGCCGGCTGTTCGACCTGGCGCCGGTGCTCACCCGCCTGGGCGCGTCGCTCGGGCTGCAGTGCGCGCTCAGCGGCGCCGAGTCACTGAGCGAAGCGGAGCTGGACCGGGGCCTGTCCCCGAGCCGCTGGTTCGCCCTCACCTCGAGCCCACTCCAGGCCCGGTGGCTGAACGAGCACCTGGGATGGAGCGAGGTGCGTGCGTCCGAGGACCTGCTGTCACGCCGGGTGTGGACGGACGACTACGTCAATCTGCTCCAGGCCCTGCGCTGGTAG
- a CDS encoding S1 family peptidase, with protein sequence MLAFALAGCDTAEQAPQVPGEDVALESSSSEIINGTVDNGHPSVGLVYPSGCTGTLIGRRTVITAAHCVDYQGQYGSFCSNSYCLSGTYTKHPNYDSGNYHNDIAVLKLSGDFQAMSGIVPTRIANTTPSNNSTVNIVGFGCTVWDTSTGYGIKRQGWNVIHDVDPLTIQWDNSSARLCQGDSGGPAFRGGDCQIGVHSHRQGWTGGHDDVATRVDATAGWVRSLAADTSILNCGQTVCGDGTCHPGENNLNCASDCQPVCGNWLCETNESSTCTIDCPVCGDGTCSDLEYGMCEADCGYCGNGLCDPGEEYSCGGDCGMSCDFPPCPIIE encoded by the coding sequence TTGCTTGCGTTCGCCCTCGCGGGATGTGACACCGCGGAGCAGGCGCCGCAGGTGCCCGGCGAGGACGTCGCGCTCGAGTCCAGCTCGTCGGAAATCATCAATGGAACGGTCGACAACGGTCACCCCTCGGTGGGTCTCGTCTACCCGTCCGGCTGTACGGGCACGCTCATCGGCCGTCGCACGGTGATTACCGCCGCGCACTGCGTGGACTACCAGGGCCAGTACGGCAGCTTCTGTAGCAACAGTTATTGCCTCTCGGGCACGTATACCAAGCATCCCAACTACGACAGCGGCAACTACCACAATGACATCGCGGTGCTGAAGCTGAGCGGGGACTTCCAGGCGATGAGTGGCATCGTCCCCACCCGCATCGCCAACACCACCCCGAGCAACAACTCGACGGTCAACATCGTCGGCTTTGGCTGCACCGTCTGGGACACCAGCACCGGGTACGGCATCAAGCGGCAGGGCTGGAACGTCATCCACGACGTCGACCCGCTCACCATCCAGTGGGACAACAGCAGCGCGCGGCTGTGCCAGGGTGACTCCGGCGGGCCGGCGTTCCGCGGGGGTGACTGCCAGATTGGCGTGCACAGCCACCGCCAGGGCTGGACGGGTGGGCATGACGACGTCGCCACGCGCGTGGACGCCACCGCGGGTTGGGTGCGCAGCCTCGCCGCGGACACCTCCATCCTGAACTGCGGCCAGACGGTCTGCGGAGACGGGACGTGCCACCCCGGTGAGAACAACCTGAACTGCGCGAGCGACTGCCAGCCGGTCTGCGGCAACTGGCTCTGTGAGACGAACGAGTCCTCCACGTGCACCATCGACTGCCCGGTCTGCGGCGACGGCACCTGCTCGGACCTGGAGTACGGCATGTGCGAGGCGGACTGCGGCTACTGCGGCAACGGCCTGTGCGACCCCGGTGAGGAGTACTCCTGCGGCGGCGACTGCGGCATGTCGTGCGACTTCCCGCCCTGCCCCATCATCGAGTGA
- a CDS encoding sensor histidine kinase: protein MENASPRAWRRWAWLASVWTVPATLAAVETYFFSRLGPQPLPLWRAFASQLPAWYVWLPATPALVHLSRRLRLGLPLKARAVGGHLAACLGVGGLFALVYTLCHVAFMPAMANLPPLPLVVLRYWLGWMPMMAMTYAAVVGVAYAVDSQRRARENERQAAALSVQLAEARLQALQTQLHPHFLFNTLNAIVVLVREQETDTAARMLVLLSDILRRLLQQGATQEVPLRDEVAVLSRYLEIQQLRFQDRLRVDWDVDSGVLDARVPNLVLQPLVENAIRHGVSMRSAAGVLRIRARREGDVLELAVMDDGPGLPAGFELERSPGIGLSNTRARLAQLYGDAGRVSVASVAGGIGTVATVLLPLREDSTASAEKHAHG, encoded by the coding sequence ATGGAGAACGCATCGCCCCGTGCGTGGCGACGGTGGGCGTGGCTGGCCTCGGTGTGGACCGTGCCGGCGACGCTCGCCGCCGTGGAGACGTACTTCTTCAGCCGCCTCGGGCCGCAGCCGCTGCCCCTGTGGCGGGCCTTCGCCTCGCAGCTCCCGGCCTGGTACGTGTGGCTGCCCGCCACGCCCGCGCTCGTCCACCTGTCGCGCCGTTTGCGCCTGGGGCTCCCGTTGAAGGCCCGCGCCGTCGGCGGGCACCTGGCCGCGTGCCTCGGCGTCGGCGGCCTCTTCGCGCTGGTGTACACGTTGTGCCACGTGGCGTTCATGCCCGCCATGGCCAACCTGCCGCCGCTGCCCCTGGTGGTGCTGCGCTACTGGCTGGGCTGGATGCCCATGATGGCCATGACGTACGCGGCGGTGGTGGGCGTGGCGTATGCGGTGGACTCGCAGCGGCGCGCCCGGGAGAACGAGCGGCAGGCCGCGGCGCTCTCGGTGCAGCTCGCCGAGGCCCGCCTGCAGGCGTTGCAGACGCAGCTTCACCCGCACTTCCTCTTCAACACCCTCAACGCCATCGTCGTGCTGGTGCGTGAGCAGGAGACGGACACGGCGGCCCGGATGCTGGTGCTGCTCAGCGACATCCTCCGCCGGTTGCTCCAGCAGGGGGCCACGCAGGAGGTGCCCCTGCGCGACGAGGTGGCCGTGCTGTCGCGCTACCTGGAGATTCAGCAGCTTCGCTTCCAGGACCGGTTGCGCGTGGACTGGGACGTGGACTCGGGTGTGCTGGATGCGCGCGTGCCGAACCTGGTGCTCCAGCCGTTGGTGGAGAACGCCATCCGTCACGGCGTGTCCATGCGCTCGGCGGCGGGCGTGCTGCGCATCCGTGCCCGACGCGAGGGCGACGTGCTGGAGCTGGCGGTGATGGATGACGGGCCGGGACTGCCGGCGGGCTTCGAGCTGGAGCGCAGCCCCGGCATCGGTCTGTCCAACACGCGCGCCCGGCTGGCCCAACTCTACGGAGACGCCGGGCGCGTCAGCGTGGCCAGTGTGGCAGGAGGCATTGGCACCGTGGCCACCGTCCTGCTGCCGCTGCGAGAGGACAGCACCGCCTCCGCGGAGAAGCATGCCCATGGCTGA
- a CDS encoding LytR/AlgR family response regulator transcription factor gives MAELRVLLVDDEPLARRGLRHALSRHPEVTVCGECRDGREAVTAIRELRPHLVLLDVQMPELDGFGVIREVGVGQMPAVIFITAYDAFAVRAFDVHAVDYLVKPFADERFDEALHRARQRLRQGEAVELGRRLAGLLADTPAPPVPAPPSEPRSERPAESAGRLLVKVGTRSVLVSVADLDWIEADDYCVTLHVGAQEHVLRESLAALEARLDAERFVRIHRSAIVNVERIRELHHASPTELLVVLHTGQRLRVSRNRREHLERRLGRAR, from the coding sequence ATGGCTGAGCTGCGCGTCCTGCTGGTGGATGACGAGCCGCTGGCCCGCAGGGGCCTGCGTCACGCGCTGTCTCGGCACCCCGAGGTGACGGTGTGCGGGGAGTGTCGCGACGGGCGCGAGGCGGTGACGGCCATCCGCGAGCTGCGGCCGCACCTGGTGTTGCTCGACGTGCAGATGCCGGAGCTGGACGGCTTCGGCGTCATCCGCGAGGTGGGCGTGGGGCAGATGCCCGCGGTCATCTTCATCACCGCGTACGACGCCTTCGCCGTGCGCGCCTTCGACGTGCACGCGGTGGACTACCTGGTGAAGCCCTTCGCGGACGAGCGCTTCGACGAGGCATTGCACCGAGCCCGGCAGCGGCTGCGCCAGGGCGAGGCGGTGGAACTGGGCCGCCGGCTCGCGGGCCTGCTCGCGGACACGCCCGCGCCTCCAGTCCCCGCACCCCCGTCGGAGCCCAGGTCCGAGCGTCCGGCCGAGTCCGCGGGCCGCCTCCTGGTGAAGGTGGGCACCCGCTCCGTGCTGGTCTCCGTCGCGGACCTCGACTGGATAGAGGCGGACGACTACTGCGTCACGCTGCACGTGGGCGCCCAGGAGCACGTCCTGCGCGAGAGCCTCGCGGCGCTGGAAGCGCGACTCGACGCGGAGCGCTTCGTGCGCATCCACCGCTCGGCCATCGTCAACGTGGAGCGCATCCGCGAGCTGCACCACGCCTCGCCCACGGAATTGCTGGTGGTGCTGCACACGGGGCAGCGGCTGCGGGTGAGCCGCAACCGCCGCGAGCACCTGGAGCGCCGGCTGGGCCGGGCCCGATAG
- a CDS encoding alpha/beta hydrolase family protein has protein sequence MTHSWWILAGVLAVTGCGTASEGTGDEALVAVAEQEVGTAAAVCAPRPYGPEVATTGATTEPTLYGTQGPLAVRVQSDVPNALWPEMPITVYRPDDRNTYPVLFYSHAYGGSDHTHVGPLLRRLASNGYNVVFVPYMNTGPRRTQYDTLWEGFVAAARQYGTRFDVTRVGFIGHSFGGGATPELARRAFVDPTHNGLTAAWGTAGRFMFIMAPWFSYPNLENPTATNDHYRDLPVDVKTVLQVYADDDTNDPLIAVNDIWNKLPANLQEKSWQLVKSDGCDGQWLNAGHSLPAGYSGAPPGSWDNGHDLWAVARRIQALAGYSLKSGGAVARALAFPTTQDALGLGNWKGCGGRAVVPLEASATTPLLSACGGGGDAPAQDYVFTYSAQEHCNWSDTGAPACR, from the coding sequence ATGACTCATTCATGGTGGATTCTGGCTGGAGTGCTTGCTGTCACGGGCTGTGGGACGGCGTCTGAAGGCACCGGCGACGAGGCGCTCGTCGCTGTCGCCGAGCAGGAGGTGGGCACCGCGGCGGCGGTCTGCGCGCCGCGGCCGTATGGCCCCGAGGTGGCGACGACGGGCGCGACGACGGAGCCGACGCTGTACGGCACCCAGGGGCCGCTCGCCGTGCGCGTGCAGTCCGACGTGCCCAACGCGCTCTGGCCGGAGATGCCCATCACCGTCTACCGGCCCGACGACCGGAACACATACCCGGTGCTGTTCTACTCCCACGCGTATGGCGGCTCGGACCACACCCACGTGGGGCCGCTGCTCCGGCGCCTGGCGAGCAACGGGTACAACGTGGTGTTCGTGCCGTACATGAACACGGGCCCGCGCCGCACGCAGTACGACACCCTGTGGGAGGGCTTCGTGGCGGCCGCGAGGCAGTACGGCACGCGGTTCGATGTCACCCGGGTCGGCTTCATCGGCCACTCCTTCGGCGGTGGCGCCACGCCGGAGCTGGCTCGCCGCGCCTTCGTGGACCCGACGCACAACGGGCTGACCGCCGCGTGGGGCACTGCGGGGCGCTTCATGTTCATCATGGCGCCCTGGTTCTCGTACCCCAACCTCGAGAACCCGACGGCGACCAATGACCACTACCGGGATCTACCCGTCGACGTGAAGACGGTGCTCCAGGTGTACGCGGACGACGACACCAACGACCCCCTCATCGCGGTGAACGACATCTGGAACAAGCTGCCGGCGAACCTGCAGGAGAAGAGCTGGCAGCTCGTGAAGAGCGACGGCTGCGACGGGCAGTGGCTCAACGCGGGCCACTCCCTGCCCGCGGGGTACAGCGGTGCGCCCCCGGGCTCGTGGGACAACGGGCACGACCTCTGGGCGGTGGCCCGGCGCATCCAGGCGCTGGCGGGCTACTCGCTCAAGAGCGGCGGGGCCGTGGCGCGGGCCCTCGCGTTCCCCACGACGCAGGACGCGCTCGGCCTGGGCAACTGGAAGGGCTGCGGCGGGCGCGCGGTGGTCCCCCTGGAGGCCAGCGCGACGACGCCGCTCCTCTCCGCGTGTGGAGGTGGCGGGGACGCACCCGCGCAGGACTACGTCTTCACGTACTCCGCGCAGGAGCACTGCAACTGGTCCGACACCGGCGCTCCCGCCTGCCGCTGA
- a CDS encoding APC family permease, whose protein sequence is MSPSPPPDEAGARSGEPRDGYARRVGLFSGVMLVIGGIIGSGIFLNPAIVAQRVHTPGLTLGVWLLGGGVALIGAFVYGELGQRIPKAGGSYVYLRDAFGPLPAFLNAWGMMLMIATGAIAAVAVTFANYTLALTGLGPDFRFPLAVGAIVLLSGVNYFGVRPGALTQNVFTVLKLVALAVLIGAGLLLAGPSPAVEAAATPRAPDSIVLALGAALVPVLFSYGGWQQTNFVAEEMVDPERNLPRALLLGVIGVVTVYLLANLTYLRTLGAGGLAASSAPAADALGQLLGPAGRTFITAGVALSTFGFLNLVILVSPRVYQAMAADGLFFPQLARLHPRYRTPSTAILFQAIWAILLTGTGTYGELLDYVVFADWLVFGATAATLFVYRARERQGRIPRVAYRVPGYPVTPLLFIAAALYVVLGSTASNPLNALKGTLLLGAGVPVFLYWRRRTAGRAAAPAAVGEP, encoded by the coding sequence ATGAGCCCCTCCCCTCCTCCAGATGAAGCCGGAGCCCGCTCCGGCGAGCCGCGTGACGGGTATGCGCGTCGCGTCGGCCTCTTCTCGGGTGTGATGCTCGTCATCGGGGGCATCATCGGCTCGGGCATCTTCCTCAACCCCGCCATCGTCGCGCAGCGCGTGCACACGCCGGGGCTCACCCTGGGGGTGTGGCTGCTCGGCGGCGGGGTGGCGCTCATCGGGGCGTTCGTCTACGGGGAATTGGGGCAGCGCATTCCGAAGGCGGGCGGCAGCTACGTCTACCTGCGCGACGCCTTCGGCCCGCTGCCGGCGTTCCTCAACGCCTGGGGAATGATGCTGATGATTGCCACCGGGGCCATTGCCGCGGTGGCGGTGACCTTCGCCAACTACACCCTCGCGCTGACCGGCCTCGGGCCCGACTTCCGCTTCCCGCTCGCCGTCGGTGCCATCGTCCTGCTCTCCGGGGTGAACTACTTCGGCGTGCGCCCCGGCGCGCTCACGCAGAACGTCTTCACCGTGCTCAAGCTGGTGGCGCTCGCCGTGCTCATCGGCGCCGGCCTGCTCCTCGCGGGCCCCTCTCCCGCGGTGGAGGCCGCCGCCACGCCGCGGGCGCCCGACTCCATCGTGCTCGCCCTGGGCGCGGCGCTCGTCCCGGTGCTCTTCAGCTACGGCGGGTGGCAGCAGACGAACTTCGTGGCCGAGGAGATGGTGGACCCCGAGCGCAACCTGCCGCGCGCCCTCCTGCTCGGCGTCATCGGCGTGGTGACGGTGTACCTGCTCGCGAACCTCACCTACCTGCGCACGCTCGGCGCGGGCGGGCTCGCGGCGAGCAGCGCCCCGGCGGCGGACGCCCTCGGCCAGTTGCTCGGCCCCGCGGGCCGCACCTTCATCACCGCGGGCGTGGCCCTCTCCACCTTCGGGTTCCTCAACCTCGTCATCCTCGTGTCGCCCCGCGTCTACCAGGCCATGGCCGCGGATGGACTGTTCTTCCCCCAGCTGGCCCGCCTGCACCCGCGCTACCGCACGCCCTCCACGGCCATCCTCTTCCAGGCAATCTGGGCCATCCTCCTCACGGGCACGGGGACGTACGGCGAGCTGCTCGACTACGTCGTCTTCGCCGACTGGCTCGTCTTCGGCGCCACGGCCGCCACGCTCTTCGTCTACCGCGCCCGTGAGCGCCAGGGACGCATCCCCCGCGTCGCGTACCGCGTGCCCGGCTACCCCGTCACCCCGCTCCTCTTCATCGCGGCCGCGCTGTACGTCGTGCTGGGCTCGACGGCCTCCAACCCGCTCAACGCCCTCAAGGGCACGCTCCTGCTCGGCGCGGGCGTGCCCGTGTTCCTGTACTGGCGTCGGCGCACGGCCGGGCGGGCAGCGGCTCCGGCGGCCGTGGGAGAGCCGTAG
- a CDS encoding sulfotransferase domain-containing protein: protein MTLLTPPVALAGLIYNLGQRYREMLRYRLEFRPQPADIFIATYPKSGTTWMQMLLVQLLSGGLAEFDHICQKSPYFEAVIRSGRFDFLEKLPSPRVFKTHMYYEMLRPSKESRIIFITRDAQDTFVSCYHHAELALKFRSPFDRFIDGMVRGRGVFGSWYGYMRSWMPHRNDANVLWVRYEDMKQDLEGQARRVAAFLGIPVPEERLADILEKCSFAYMRQHDPKFDFRLSMHEESPGHFIRQGGSGTRPQFREEHVAELERNLTKLRGDLSMSETERF, encoded by the coding sequence TTGACTTTGCTCACCCCGCCGGTCGCGCTCGCCGGCCTGATCTACAACCTGGGACAGCGGTACCGGGAGATGCTCCGCTACCGGCTGGAGTTCCGGCCCCAGCCCGCGGACATCTTCATCGCGACCTACCCGAAGTCCGGGACCACGTGGATGCAGATGTTGTTGGTGCAGTTGCTCAGCGGGGGGCTCGCGGAGTTCGACCACATCTGCCAGAAGTCGCCCTACTTCGAGGCTGTCATCCGCTCGGGTCGCTTCGACTTCCTGGAGAAGCTGCCGTCACCCCGGGTGTTCAAGACGCACATGTACTACGAGATGCTGCGGCCGTCGAAGGAGTCGCGCATCATCTTCATCACCCGCGATGCCCAGGACACCTTCGTCTCCTGCTACCACCACGCGGAGCTGGCGCTGAAGTTCCGCTCGCCGTTCGACCGGTTCATCGACGGCATGGTGCGTGGGAGAGGCGTCTTCGGCAGCTGGTACGGCTACATGCGCTCGTGGATGCCCCACCGGAATGACGCCAACGTCCTGTGGGTGCGCTACGAGGACATGAAGCAGGACCTGGAAGGCCAGGCGAGGCGCGTCGCCGCGTTCCTCGGCATTCCCGTGCCGGAGGAGCGCCTGGCGGACATCCTGGAGAAGTGCAGCTTCGCGTACATGCGGCAGCATGACCCGAAGTTCGACTTCCGCCTGTCGATGCACGAGGAGTCCCCGGGCCACTTCATCCGCCAGGGCGGCTCGGGGACGCGGCCCCAGTTCCGGGAGGAACACGTCGCCGAGCTGGAGCGGAACCTGACGAAGCTCCGGGGTGACCTCAGCATGAGCGAGACGGAGCGCTTCTAG
- a CDS encoding SOS response-associated peptidase, translated as MCGRVTVRTSPDQLVAELGLAGIRASVDRPRYNLCPTQLMPVVPNDGARMLDTFRWGLIPSWAKDASIGSKLINARGETVAEKPSFRSALKKRRCLVLVDGWFEWKQSTKPKTPFHFHRKDGRALALAGLWEEWTAPDTGEVLNTCTIITTGPNALMAPIHDRMPVILSPQSQEVWLRPEPQDAAVLLPLLVPFSEDTLDVYEVDRVVNSPANDTPACVERVAA; from the coding sequence ATGTGTGGACGTGTCACCGTCAGGACCTCTCCCGACCAGCTCGTGGCCGAGCTGGGACTCGCCGGCATCCGCGCCTCGGTGGACCGGCCGCGCTACAACCTGTGCCCCACCCAGCTGATGCCGGTGGTGCCCAATGATGGCGCGCGCATGCTGGACACCTTCCGCTGGGGCCTCATCCCCTCGTGGGCGAAAGACGCCAGCATCGGCAGCAAGCTCATCAACGCCCGCGGCGAGACGGTGGCGGAGAAGCCCAGCTTCCGCTCCGCCCTCAAGAAGCGCCGCTGCCTGGTGCTGGTGGACGGCTGGTTCGAGTGGAAGCAATCCACCAAACCGAAGACGCCGTTCCACTTCCACCGCAAGGACGGCAGGGCCCTGGCCCTGGCCGGCCTGTGGGAGGAGTGGACGGCGCCCGACACCGGCGAGGTGCTCAACACCTGCACCATCATCACCACCGGCCCCAATGCGCTGATGGCGCCCATCCATGACCGGATGCCTGTCATCCTCTCGCCCCAATCGCAGGAGGTGTGGCTGCGCCCGGAGCCGCAGGACGCCGCCGTGCTGCTGCCCCTGCTGGTGCCCTTCTCCGAGGACACCCTGGACGTGTACGAGGTGGACCGCGTGGTCAACTCGCCCGCCAACGACACGCCCGCATGTGTGGAGCGCGTCGCCGCCTGA